Below is a genomic region from Thermovirga sp..
GCCGTGAAGGCCGTTTCCTCGGGAGAGGCGGACCTGCTGATGAAGGGCAATATCAAGACGGCCACGTTGCTGAAAGCCGTCCTGAACAAGGAGTGGGGCCTCCGTTCCGGTTCCCTTCTCTCCCATGTCTTCCTCTTCCAGATTCCAAAAACGGGGAAGGTCTTTTGCCTCACCGACGGGGGGATGTCCATGTATCCCGACCTGGCCGCCAAGACAGCGATAATAGGAAACGCCGTGGAATGCTACCACAGGCTTGGCGTGGAGTGCCCCAGGGTCGCGGTGCTGGCCGCCGTCGAGACGGTCAACCAGGACATGCCCTGCACCATCGATGCCGCCGTGCTGACGCAGATGAACCGGAGGGGACAGATCAAGGGATGCGTCGTGGACGGTCCCCTCGCCCTGGACAACGCCGTGAGCGAGGAGGCGGCCAGGCACAAGGGCATCGTCTCCGAGGTGGCCGGTCATGCCGACATCCTGCTGGTCCCCGACATCGAAGCCGGCAACCTCATGGGCAAGGTTATGCTCTACATGTCGGGGGGTCGTGGGGCCGGCGTCGTTGTCGGCGCCCGAAGACCCGTCGTGATGACCAGCCGCTTCGACAACGCCGAGACCAAGCTGCTTTCCATCGCCTTCGGGGCGGTGTTGGCGAGAGCATAAAACTGAAAAAAATTTAATATGGAATATAGGTCAGAAATAATAAATTAAGGAGGTTTCATCGATGAAAAGAATCACTTCGCTGGTCGAACTGCTCGCCTTTGCCAAGGAAGTCGGTCCGAAGAAGATCGCCGTCGCCCTCGCCGAGGACGCCGAGGTCATGGAGGCCGTCGAGAACGCCCGCAAGGAAGGGGTAGCCGAAGCGTTCCTGGTCGGCGATGCCGACAAATTGAAAAAAGTGACCGACCCGATGGGCATAGACCTTTCGAATTACCAGGTGGTGGATGTCAAGAGTGGGCAGGGGGAGGTCGGGATCGAGGCCGTCAAGTTGGTTTCCTCCGGCAAGGCCGATATCCTCATGAAGGGCATGATCTCCACGGCCAACTTTTTAAGGGGCGTCCTTAACAAGGAAGTGGGCCTGCGCAGCGGCGGGACCCTCTCCCATGTCTACCTCCACCAGGTGAAGGGTTACGACAGGGTGTTCTTCATCTGCGATCCGGCCTTCAACATTGCTCCCGATTTCCAGACGAAGGTCAACCTGATCAACAACACCGTCAACCTCGCTCACGCCTTCGGCATCGAGACACCCAAGGTGGCGGCCCTCGCCGCCGTCGAGGTGGTCAACCAGGATATGCCCTGCACTATCGACGCCGCCGTGCTGACCCAGATGAACCGCCGAGGCCAGATCAAGGGTTGCGTCATCGACGGACCCCTCGCCCTGGACAACGCCGTGAGCGAGGAGTCGGCCAGGCACAAGGGGATTGTCTCCGAGGTGGCCGGCAAGGCCGATATCCTCCACGTTCCCGACATCGAGGCGGGCAATATGCTCGCCAAGGCTATCGTCTACTTCGCCGATAACAAGACGGCCGGGCTAGTGCTCGGAGCGAAGGCTCCCGTGGTGCTCACCAGCAGGTCCGATTCACCGGAGACGAAGCTCCTATCGATAGCTTCAGCCGTCGTGCTGGCAGCTTACCAGA
It encodes:
- a CDS encoding phosphate butyryltransferase, which codes for MKRITSLVELLAFAKEVGPKKIAVALAEDAEVMEAVENARKEGVAEAFLVGDADKLKKVTDPMGIDLSNYQVVDVKSGQGEVGIEAVKLVSSGKADILMKGMISTANFLRGVLNKEVGLRSGGTLSHVYLHQVKGYDRVFFICDPAFNIAPDFQTKVNLINNTVNLAHAFGIETPKVAALAAVEVVNQDMPCTIDAAVLTQMNRRGQIKGCVIDGPLALDNAVSEESARHKGIVSEVAGKADILHVPDIEAGNMLAKAIVYFADNKTAGLVLGAKAPVVLTSRSDSPETKLLSIASAVVLAAYQNK
- a CDS encoding bifunctional enoyl-CoA hydratase/phosphate acetyltransferase; amino-acid sequence: AVKAVSSGEADLLMKGNIKTATLLKAVLNKEWGLRSGSLLSHVFLFQIPKTGKVFCLTDGGMSMYPDLAAKTAIIGNAVECYHRLGVECPRVAVLAAVETVNQDMPCTIDAAVLTQMNRRGQIKGCVVDGPLALDNAVSEEAARHKGIVSEVAGHADILLVPDIEAGNLMGKVMLYMSGGRGAGVVVGARRPVVMTSRFDNAETKLLSIAFGAVLARA